The following are encoded in a window of Sphingobium sp. AP49 genomic DNA:
- a CDS encoding alpha/beta hydrolase, with protein sequence MLSSLKRFSVIAAPALALIGSQPGSAQESAAIRTGFVHIAAGVPGAYYEPATPGPKAGTAVLIMHSSADYLSFSGCSELSKRGYRVLCANNSTSKSGVSNDGALDQVLLEIKAAVTWLRQQPGIHHVVLLGHSGGGTIMSAYQYIAESGVKACQAPEKIWKCPDTLAGLPAADGLMLVDSNWGLAAMTLFSIDPAVKDESGGMALDPSLDMYNPANGFRPAGSTYTAAFTRTFLQAEGHRNNAVIARALTAQAAIEAGQGPYADDASFVVPGAILLGSNNKLFSQDVSLMAHTRQAWPLVHADGSITNQIVHTVRVPENQRNQSPSFLRGALKTSVRNFLNSYAIRTTPDFGYGADGVQGIEWTSSYASPPGNVQGVSRPLLVLGMTGHWEFLAGETIYNLAKSRDKSLAFIEGATHLYTTCTKCEPRPGAFGDTLKTTYDTIDGWLARSDRFATKAP encoded by the coding sequence ATGCTCTCCTCCCTGAAGCGCTTTTCCGTCATCGCAGCGCCCGCGCTGGCTCTTATCGGGAGCCAGCCGGGGTCGGCGCAGGAAAGCGCAGCGATCCGCACCGGCTTCGTCCATATCGCGGCCGGTGTGCCGGGGGCCTATTACGAACCCGCCACCCCCGGCCCCAAGGCCGGGACCGCGGTGCTTATCATGCACTCATCGGCCGATTATCTCAGCTTTTCGGGCTGCAGCGAATTGTCGAAACGCGGCTATCGCGTGCTGTGCGCCAACAACAGCACGAGCAAGTCGGGCGTGTCGAATGACGGTGCGCTCGACCAGGTGCTGCTGGAGATCAAGGCGGCGGTCACCTGGCTGCGCCAGCAACCCGGCATCCACCATGTGGTGCTGCTTGGCCATAGCGGCGGCGGCACGATCATGAGTGCCTATCAATATATCGCGGAAAGCGGGGTCAAGGCCTGCCAGGCACCCGAGAAAATCTGGAAATGCCCCGATACGCTGGCCGGGCTGCCGGCGGCGGATGGCCTGATGCTGGTCGATTCCAACTGGGGCCTGGCCGCGATGACGCTGTTCAGCATCGATCCCGCGGTGAAGGACGAGTCTGGTGGCATGGCGCTCGACCCGTCACTCGACATGTATAATCCGGCCAATGGGTTTCGACCGGCAGGCTCGACCTATACTGCGGCGTTCACCCGCACCTTCCTGCAGGCCGAGGGGCATCGGAACAATGCGGTGATCGCCAGGGCGCTGACGGCGCAGGCGGCTATCGAGGCGGGTCAAGGCCCCTACGCCGACGACGCCAGTTTCGTCGTACCCGGTGCGATCCTGCTCGGCAGCAACAACAAGCTCTTCTCGCAGGATGTCAGCCTGATGGCACATACACGGCAGGCCTGGCCGCTGGTGCATGCCGACGGCAGCATCACCAACCAGATCGTCCACACCGTTCGCGTGCCGGAAAATCAGCGCAACCAGTCGCCCTCCTTCCTGCGCGGCGCGCTCAAGACCAGCGTGCGCAATTTCCTCAACAGCTATGCGATCCGCACGACGCCCGACTTTGGCTATGGTGCCGACGGCGTACAGGGCATCGAATGGACATCCAGCTATGCCAGCCCGCCCGGCAATGTGCAGGGCGTGTCGAGACCGCTGCTGGTGCTGGGCATGACCGGCCATTGGGAATTTCTCGCCGGCGAGACCATCTATAATCTGGCCAAGAGCAGGGACAAGTCGCTCGCCTTCATCGAGGGGGCGACCCATCTTTATACGACCTGCACCAAATGCGAGCCTCGCCCCGGTGCGTTCGGCGATACGCTCAAGACCACCTATGACACCATCGATGGCTGGCTTGCCCGGTCGGACCGGTTCGCTACCAAAGCGCCGTGA
- a CDS encoding carboxylesterase family protein translates to MKPGRPIAALTSLAAVTFALAAMAQPMPTSIGHDRQVLIAALGPTQARLQVTSPSFIDGGEIPIANTQYGENRFPGVEWSAGPRGTRAYVVVMQGELNSADPTAGTSIQLTLYNLSAQTLRLPAGMTVPPAGSHYGPNVHGEAAPYAGPHAHDANRHAYHIQIFALDRPLAFAAAPDMEALKQAMRGHVLAAGELVGHTAKPATTPGPVRIETGLVTGVAGRDASIAVFKGIPYAAPPTGDLRWRPPAAPIPWNGVRDANKFGPACPQPGGEMARGLPQSEDCLSLNIWTGASLGGNEKRPVYVWIYGGGFIGGTGASPEFDGEALARQGVVVVTFNYRVGVLGFLATPELTRESGHAASGNYGLLDDIAALQWVQRNIAAFGGDPAKVTIGGQSAGAGSVGFLSMSPLAKGLFRAGIAQSHARYPRDTELRYLSVSWRPLKNAEQAGTDYAMAHGARTLAQLRAMPWEKLIEGSNGVDTAVETGSSGKPPLFRPVVDGWVIPDTYANTYAKRTQNKVTFVAGNNRDETGAVPETAFDALRARTTPPRAGMPQTSVTLADYVAAAKRRFGPLAADYLKLYPARNDQEAALQNNAAARDNSRVSTWLWGTLWTQGDDKPVYSYFWTHAPPGPDHDMRGAFHGSEIPYAFNSLDAVDRPWTEADRKIATIMSGYWANIIKHGDPNGANLPEWPRYDPALPRVMELGDDFGPIPVADPAKINFWKRFYATQEAW, encoded by the coding sequence ATGAAACCGGGACGCCCGATCGCCGCCCTGACCAGCCTTGCGGCGGTCACCTTTGCCCTCGCCGCCATGGCCCAGCCGATGCCGACGAGCATTGGCCATGACCGCCAGGTCCTGATCGCCGCGCTCGGGCCGACCCAGGCACGGCTGCAGGTCACGAGTCCCTCCTTCATCGACGGCGGCGAGATTCCGATCGCCAATACCCAATATGGGGAAAACCGCTTCCCGGGTGTCGAATGGAGTGCCGGCCCCAGGGGTACCCGCGCCTATGTCGTCGTGATGCAGGGTGAACTGAACAGCGCGGACCCGACGGCAGGCACCAGCATCCAGCTGACGCTCTACAACCTGTCGGCCCAGACGTTGCGCCTGCCGGCCGGCATGACTGTGCCGCCTGCCGGCAGCCACTATGGCCCCAATGTCCATGGAGAAGCCGCGCCCTATGCCGGCCCCCATGCCCATGATGCCAATCGCCATGCCTATCACATCCAGATATTCGCGCTGGACCGACCGTTGGCATTCGCGGCCGCGCCCGACATGGAAGCGCTGAAACAGGCGATGCGCGGCCATGTCCTGGCTGCCGGCGAACTGGTCGGCCATACCGCCAAGCCGGCAACGACGCCCGGGCCGGTCAGGATCGAGACGGGCTTGGTGACCGGCGTTGCTGGCCGGGACGCATCGATCGCCGTGTTCAAAGGCATTCCCTATGCCGCGCCGCCGACCGGTGACCTGCGCTGGCGCCCGCCCGCCGCGCCGATCCCCTGGAATGGGGTGCGCGATGCCAATAAATTCGGTCCCGCCTGCCCCCAACCGGGGGGCGAGATGGCGCGCGGCCTGCCCCAGAGCGAGGATTGCCTGTCGCTCAACATCTGGACCGGCGCATCCCTTGGCGGCAACGAGAAGCGGCCCGTCTATGTCTGGATCTATGGCGGCGGCTTCATCGGCGGCACCGGGGCCAGCCCAGAATTTGACGGCGAAGCCCTGGCTCGCCAGGGCGTGGTGGTCGTCACATTCAACTATCGCGTAGGTGTGCTGGGCTTTCTGGCGACCCCAGAACTCACCCGCGAATCCGGCCACGCCGCATCGGGCAATTATGGCCTTCTCGACGACATAGCCGCGCTGCAATGGGTCCAGCGCAACATTGCCGCCTTTGGCGGCGATCCGGCGAAGGTCACGATCGGTGGGCAATCGGCCGGCGCCGGATCGGTCGGCTTCCTGTCGATGTCGCCGCTGGCCAAAGGCCTGTTCCGCGCTGGCATCGCCCAGAGCCACGCCCGCTATCCACGCGACACGGAATTGCGCTATCTGTCGGTATCCTGGCGGCCGCTCAAAAATGCCGAACAGGCCGGGACGGACTATGCGATGGCCCATGGCGCGCGCACGCTCGCCCAATTGCGCGCCATGCCCTGGGAAAAGCTGATCGAAGGCAGCAACGGCGTCGATACTGCGGTCGAAACCGGCAGCAGCGGCAAACCGCCGCTGTTCCGCCCCGTGGTCGATGGCTGGGTCATCCCCGACACTTATGCCAACACCTATGCCAAGCGGACGCAGAACAAGGTGACCTTCGTTGCCGGCAATAACCGGGACGAAACCGGCGCCGTTCCCGAAACCGCGTTCGACGCGCTGCGTGCCCGCACGACACCGCCGCGCGCAGGCATGCCGCAGACCAGCGTGACCCTGGCGGATTATGTCGCGGCGGCAAAGCGCCGCTTTGGTCCTCTCGCGGCCGACTATCTGAAACTGTACCCCGCCCGCAACGACCAGGAAGCGGCGTTGCAGAACAATGCCGCAGCCCGCGACAATTCGCGGGTTTCGACCTGGCTGTGGGGCACATTGTGGACGCAGGGCGACGACAAGCCGGTCTATAGCTATTTCTGGACCCATGCCCCGCCCGGCCCCGACCATGACATGCGTGGTGCCTTCCACGGGTCGGAAATTCCCTATGCGTTCAACAGCCTGGATGCCGTGGATCGGCCCTGGACCGAAGCGGATCGCAAGATCGCGACGATCATGTCGGGCTATTGGGCGAACATCATCAAGCATGGCGACCCCAATGGCGCAAACTTGCCGGAATGGCCCCGGTACGACCCTGCCCTTCCGCGCGTGATGGAACTGGGCGATGATTTCGGTCCGATCCCGGTGGCAGATCCCGCCAAGATCAACTTCTGGAAGCGCTTCTATGCGACGCAGGAGGCATGGTAA